The Muntiacus reevesi chromosome 10, mMunRee1.1, whole genome shotgun sequence genome has a segment encoding these proteins:
- the LOC136176366 gene encoding protein FAM90A5-like: protein MAGHHGWLRACRLFQDQKVRKQNPGPGRQMALPLQEKDSTVKCKDCGAFGHTARSLRCPMKRWQGALAPLPLGSRLGKENLEAQKLQDPPTPGTPNTAEREEEERQRKEEQQRKLLQRFPRRPRNQHPQSWKEELEPGHCLRHPHMPVLIHTSKRKSLQDPGHPRGSPTRKDDVRSTLPAVPLISRNLAQASKGSIQAPGKRSVQTPTPTCVNPPKKPRLSPVQTPPESTPTADLGAFLNLPPPPSTAGRGPRVAARVSRKTPAQGQRFDLQPPPDRSPTRSVRAVSAAHPPPIILVPGQPLKMLFLRDGEGRWSCRYTVPPSPRPAERSAPPAQSPSVDQEPEGHAVPGPQSVLHDDLQVSSSSEESDWDEDTRGN, encoded by the exons ATGGCTGGTCATCACGGATGGCTGAGAGCCTGCCGACTCTTTCAAGACCAGAAAGTGAGGAAGCAAAACCCAGGACCTGGGAGGCAGATGGCTCTCCCACTGCAGGAGAAGGACTCCACG GTGAAGTGTAAGGACTGTGGAGCCTTTGGACACACAGCAAGGAGCCTCAGGTGCCCCATGAAGCGCTGGCAAGGGGCGCTGGCCCCCCTGCCCTTGGGGTCCAGACTCGGTAAGGAGAACCTGGAAGCACAGAAGCTGCAGGACCCACCGACCCCAGGGACCCCTAACACggctgagagagaggaggaggaaaggcagaG GAAAGAGGAGCAGCAGAGGAAGCTCCTGCAGCGATTTCCCAGGAGGCCCCGCAATCAGCATCCGCAGAGCTGGAAGGAGGAGCTGGAGCCCGGCCACTGCCTGAGG CACCCACACATGCCCGTGCTTATCCATACATCCAAGAGGAAATCCCTTCAGGATCCAGGTCACCCAAGAGGGTCACCGACCAGGAAAGATGATGTGAGATCCACCCTCCCCGCAGTGCCTCTCATCAGCAGGAATTTGGCCCAGGCCTCCAAGGGCAGCATCCAGGCTCCAGGCAAGAGATCCGTCCAGACCCCCACCCCGACATGTGTGAACCCCCCAAAGAAACCTAGACTCAGCCCCGTCCAAACCCCCCCAGAGAGCACTCCGACAGCAGATCTGGGGGCCTTCCTGAATCTCCCTCCTCCACCCAGCACAGCTGGACGTGGACCTAGAGTGGCAGCCCGTGTATCCAGGAAGACACCTGCCCAGGGGCAACGCTTTGACCTCCAGCCTCCACCGGACAGATCTCCCACTAGGAGCGTCCGCGCCGTCTCCGCAGCCCACCCCCCGCCCATCATCCTCGTCCCGGGCCAGCCTCTCAAGATGCTCTTCCTGAGAGATGGCGAAGGCCGGTGGAGCTGCCGGTACACGGTGCCCCCCTCTCCACGGCCTGCGGAGCGGTCAGCCCCTCCTGCTCAGAGCCCGTCGGTCGACCAGGAGCCCGAGGGACACGCTGTCCCCGGGCCCCAGAGCGTCCTCCACGATGACCTCCAGGTGTCTTCTTCCTCTGAAGAGAGCGACTGGGACGAAGACACCAGGGGCAACTGA